One Panulirus ornatus isolate Po-2019 chromosome 71, ASM3632096v1, whole genome shotgun sequence genomic window carries:
- the LOC139747987 gene encoding LIM domain only protein 3-like, which yields MTMKPVTETERNTSPQDCAGCGKRINDRYLLKALEMYWHEDCLKCGCCDCRLGEVGSTLFTKGNLILCRRDYLRLFGTTGYCSACSKVIPAFEMVMRARNNVYHLECFACQQCNHRFCVGDKFYLCENKILCEYDYEERLVFASMACTPSSLAQLKRQIGGLEGPGIMEDGRKSQVGGGAAAHHHPTPTTPTTAPQPPQAAAPPPPPQLMQTPQPTPQQTPQATQPRPMVT from the exons ATGACCATGAAACCAGTGACTGAAACCGAGCGAAACACCAGCCCCCAAGATTGTGCCGGCTGTGGAAAACGCATTAACGACag GTACCTGCTGAAGGCGCTGGAGATGTACTGGCACGAGGACTGCCTGAAGTGTGGCTGCTGTGACTGTCGGCTCGGAGAAGTGGGTTCGACGCTCTTCACGAAGGGGAATCTGATCCTCTGCAGGAGGGATTACCTGAG GTTGTTTGGGACAACGGGCTACTGCTCTGCTTGTTCCAAGGTCATCCCAGCCTTCGAGATGGTGATGAGGGCCAGAAATAACGTGTACCACCTGGAGTGTTTCGCATGCCAGCAGTGCAATCACAG gttCTGTGTGGGCGACAAGTTCTACCTGTGTGAGAACAAGATCTTGTGTGAATATGACTACGAGGAGAGGTTGGTTTTCGCCTCCATGGCCTGCACGCCCTCAAGCTTGGCCCAGCTGAAGCGCCAGATTGGCGGACTGGAG GGACCCGGGATAATGGAGGACGGCCGCAAGTCCCAGGTGGGCGGCGGcgccgccgcccaccaccaccccacgcccaccacgcccaccaccgcaccacaaccaccgcaggctgcggcaccaccaccaccgccgcagcTCATGCAGACGCCGCAACCGACGCCGCAACAGACGCCGCAAGCGACGCAGCCAAGACCCATGGTGACGTGA